The following are encoded together in the Mumia sp. Pv4-285 genome:
- a CDS encoding acyl-CoA dehydrogenase family protein produces MSTTSRLPAFDPMDPAGIDDLLSADELAVRDSVRHLCAERVDPYVADWFERGEIPDIRGLTKELGALGVLGMHLEGYGCAGMSATEYGLACLELEATDSGLRSLVSVQGSLAMYAIWRWGSEDQKETWLPRMAAGDAIGCFGLTEPDQGSDPGGMRTRARRDAGGDWVLDGRKMWITNAPVADVAVVWAQTSDDPADIRGFVVPTSTSGFSAPEIKHKMSLRASVTGEIVLDGVRLPADAVLPDVTGLRGPLSCLNEARYGIVWGAMGAARSAFASALSYAGEREQFGRPISGFQLTQEKLANMAVEYTKGVMLALHLGRRKDAGRLRPEQVSLGKLNNVREALEICRTARTILGANGISLEYPVIRHMNNLESVLTYEGTTEMHTLVLGQALTGQPAFR; encoded by the coding sequence ATGAGCACCACCTCCCGCCTGCCCGCGTTCGACCCGATGGATCCCGCCGGCATCGACGACCTCCTCAGCGCCGACGAGCTCGCGGTCCGCGACTCCGTACGGCACCTCTGCGCGGAGCGCGTCGACCCGTACGTCGCGGACTGGTTCGAGCGCGGCGAGATCCCCGACATCCGTGGCCTCACCAAGGAGCTCGGGGCGCTCGGCGTCCTCGGCATGCACCTCGAGGGATACGGCTGCGCCGGCATGAGCGCGACCGAGTACGGCCTCGCGTGCCTCGAGCTCGAAGCCACCGACTCCGGGCTGCGCTCGCTGGTGTCGGTGCAGGGGTCGCTGGCGATGTACGCGATCTGGCGGTGGGGAAGCGAGGACCAGAAGGAGACCTGGCTCCCGCGGATGGCCGCCGGCGACGCCATCGGATGCTTCGGCCTGACGGAGCCGGACCAGGGCTCCGACCCCGGCGGCATGCGGACCCGCGCGCGTCGCGACGCCGGCGGCGACTGGGTCCTCGACGGCCGCAAGATGTGGATCACCAACGCGCCCGTCGCCGACGTCGCGGTCGTGTGGGCCCAGACGTCTGACGACCCCGCCGACATCCGCGGCTTCGTCGTCCCCACGAGCACGTCCGGCTTCTCGGCGCCCGAGATCAAGCACAAGATGTCGCTGCGGGCCTCGGTCACCGGTGAGATCGTGCTCGACGGCGTACGTCTGCCGGCCGATGCCGTCCTGCCCGACGTGACCGGGCTCCGCGGGCCGTTGTCGTGCCTGAACGAGGCGCGGTACGGCATCGTCTGGGGCGCGATGGGAGCGGCACGGTCCGCGTTCGCGTCCGCGCTTTCGTACGCCGGTGAGCGGGAGCAGTTCGGCCGTCCGATCAGCGGCTTCCAGCTGACGCAGGAGAAGCTCGCGAACATGGCCGTCGAGTACACGAAGGGCGTCATGCTCGCGCTGCATCTCGGCCGCCGCAAGGACGCCGGACGGCTGCGCCCGGAGCAGGTCAGCCTCGGCAAGCTGAACAACGTCCGCGAGGCCTTGGAGATCTGCCGGACCGCCCGCACGATCCTCGGCGCGAACGGGATCTCGCTGGAGTATCCCGTCATCCGCCACATGAACAACCTCGAGTCCGTGCTGACGTACGAGGGCACGACCGAGATGCACACGCTCGTGCTGGGCCAGGCGCTGACGGGGCAGCCGGCGTTCCGCTGA
- a CDS encoding CaiB/BaiF CoA transferase family protein, which yields MSAPLDGVVVADFSRVLAGPMATSMLADLGATVVKVERPGAGDDTRQWGPPWTADGTASYFESANRTKRSVTLDLRDAGDLALARTLVRRADVLVENFRTGALDRLGLGYDTVSADNPGLVYCSITGFGSGAGAEMPGYDFVVQAVGGLMSITGDPDGDPTKAGVALVDVLTGKDAVIGVMAALAERERSGRGQRVEVNLLSSLLGSLVNQASSYLTTGRSPGRMGNQHPSIAPYEILHCADGTLAVACGNDGQFARLCKGIGRPELADDHRFATNGARVAHRSDLVAVLEEALAADTAAAWQQRLSDADVPVGEVGDIGAALARARELGLEPTVEVGDGHPAQVRHPITYSRSTPVTPTAPPGLGQHDDEIRRWLADDTETR from the coding sequence GTGAGCGCACCCCTCGACGGGGTCGTCGTCGCGGACTTCAGCCGGGTCCTCGCCGGACCGATGGCGACCTCGATGCTCGCCGACCTCGGCGCCACCGTCGTGAAGGTCGAGCGACCGGGAGCCGGCGACGACACCCGGCAGTGGGGTCCGCCGTGGACCGCCGACGGCACCGCGTCGTACTTCGAGAGCGCCAACCGCACCAAGCGCAGCGTCACCCTCGACCTGCGCGACGCGGGCGACCTCGCGCTCGCGCGCACCCTCGTACGCCGGGCCGACGTCCTCGTCGAGAACTTCCGCACCGGCGCGCTCGACCGGCTCGGCCTCGGCTACGACACCGTGAGCGCCGACAACCCCGGCCTCGTCTACTGCTCGATCACCGGATTCGGCAGCGGCGCCGGCGCGGAGATGCCGGGGTACGACTTCGTGGTGCAGGCCGTGGGCGGGTTGATGAGTATCACCGGCGATCCCGACGGCGACCCGACCAAGGCCGGCGTCGCGCTCGTGGACGTGCTGACCGGCAAGGACGCCGTCATCGGCGTCATGGCCGCCCTCGCCGAGCGCGAGCGAAGCGGCCGCGGGCAGCGGGTCGAGGTGAACCTGCTCTCGAGCCTCCTCGGCTCGCTCGTCAACCAGGCGTCGAGCTACCTCACGACCGGTCGCTCACCCGGCCGGATGGGCAACCAGCACCCCTCGATCGCGCCGTACGAGATCCTGCACTGCGCCGACGGGACCCTCGCGGTCGCGTGCGGCAACGACGGCCAGTTCGCGCGGCTGTGCAAGGGGATCGGTCGGCCTGAGCTCGCCGACGACCACCGCTTCGCCACCAACGGAGCGCGTGTCGCTCACCGCAGCGACCTCGTGGCGGTCCTGGAGGAGGCGCTCGCTGCCGACACGGCGGCCGCCTGGCAGCAGCGGCTGTCCGACGCGGACGTCCCGGTCGGCGAGGTCGGCGACATCGGCGCCGCTCTCGCGCGCGCCCGCGAACTGGGCCTCGAGCCGACCGTGGAGGTCGGCGACGGCCACCCCGCGCAGGTGCGCCACCCCATCACGTACTCACGCAGCACCCCGGTGACGCCGACCGCGCCACCGGGTCTCGGACAGCACGACGACGAGATCCGCCGCTGGCTGGCGGACGATACGGAGACCCGATGA
- a CDS encoding aldehyde dehydrogenase family protein: protein MTADVSYDPRTGGVNGEVPITPEAEVDAIVAAAAACATEVAAVPPTERARWSGAIADALEAARDELVDLADSETALGRKRLEGEVGRTAGQLRFYADVAVEGSYLGATIDHAAGANPALVRVNVPRGPVAVFGASNFPFAFSVLGNDTASALAAGCPVVVKGHPAHPLLSRRLGALVTEALRDAGAPEGVFGIVHGFDAGVRLVEAPQITAVAFTGSQRAGMALRDAAEKRDVPIPVFAEMGTVNPVVVTAAAAQARLSEIASGFVGSFTLGTGQFCTKPGLMLAPRGSGAAEAVAEALREASPQGWSLTQGIAEAASTGVRELVDAGAEVVAQVDGPDAGWSVASTVLSVPLDALEPGSRLLEECFGPVALVAEYDDGEALARTVGALQGTLAAAIMAEGDEDPDLPGTLAQLTTKAGRVTVGDFPTGVSYTWAQHHGGPWPATSDPTATSVGAAALTRFTRPVTYQSVPDPALPAPVRDDNPWGIPRRVDGRLVLP from the coding sequence ATGACGGCTGACGTCTCGTACGACCCGCGGACGGGCGGCGTGAACGGCGAGGTGCCGATCACGCCGGAGGCCGAGGTGGACGCGATCGTCGCGGCGGCGGCGGCGTGCGCGACGGAGGTGGCCGCGGTGCCGCCGACGGAGCGGGCGCGCTGGTCGGGGGCGATCGCCGACGCGCTCGAAGCGGCGCGAGACGAGCTCGTGGACCTCGCGGACTCCGAGACAGCGCTCGGACGGAAGCGCCTGGAGGGCGAGGTCGGCCGGACCGCGGGGCAGCTCCGCTTCTACGCCGACGTCGCGGTCGAGGGGTCCTACCTCGGCGCCACGATCGACCACGCCGCCGGCGCGAACCCTGCCCTGGTGCGGGTCAACGTGCCACGCGGCCCGGTCGCGGTCTTCGGTGCGAGCAACTTCCCGTTCGCCTTCAGCGTGCTCGGCAACGACACCGCGTCCGCGCTCGCCGCGGGCTGCCCGGTCGTGGTCAAGGGACACCCCGCGCACCCGCTGCTGAGCCGTCGCCTCGGCGCCCTCGTGACGGAGGCGCTGCGCGACGCCGGCGCGCCCGAAGGCGTCTTCGGGATCGTGCACGGCTTCGACGCCGGCGTACGGCTCGTCGAGGCGCCGCAGATCACGGCCGTCGCGTTCACCGGCTCGCAGCGCGCGGGCATGGCGCTGCGCGACGCGGCCGAGAAGCGTGACGTGCCGATCCCGGTGTTCGCCGAGATGGGCACCGTCAACCCGGTCGTCGTCACCGCTGCGGCAGCGCAGGCGCGCCTCAGCGAGATCGCCTCCGGCTTCGTCGGCTCGTTCACGCTCGGCACCGGCCAGTTCTGCACGAAGCCCGGCCTCATGCTCGCGCCCCGCGGCTCGGGCGCCGCTGAGGCGGTCGCCGAAGCGCTCCGGGAGGCGTCTCCGCAGGGTTGGTCGCTCACGCAGGGCATCGCCGAGGCGGCCAGCACGGGCGTACGCGAGCTCGTCGACGCCGGCGCCGAGGTCGTCGCACAGGTCGACGGCCCGGACGCCGGCTGGTCCGTGGCCTCCACCGTCCTGTCCGTACCCCTGGACGCCCTCGAGCCCGGGAGCCGTCTGCTCGAGGAGTGCTTCGGCCCGGTGGCACTGGTGGCGGAGTACGACGACGGCGAGGCGCTCGCGCGTACGGTCGGTGCTCTCCAGGGCACGCTCGCCGCGGCGATCATGGCCGAGGGCGACGAGGACCCCGACCTTCCCGGCACGCTGGCGCAGCTCACCACGAAGGCCGGCCGGGTGACGGTCGGCGACTTCCCGACCGGTGTCTCGTACACGTGGGCTCAGCACCACGGCGGCCCCTGGCCCGCGACCTCCGACCCGACGGCGACGTCGGTCGGCGCCGCGGCGCTCACGCGGTTCACCCGCCCGGTGACCTACCAGTCCGTGCCCGACCCCGCCCTGCCCGCGCCCGTGCGCGACGACAACCCGTGGGGGATCCCGCGGCGCGTCGACGGCCGACTGGTGCTCCCGTGA
- the gabT gene encoding 4-aminobutyrate--2-oxoglutarate transaminase encodes MTMTEQKRLLKTAIPGPRSEALHEARSKQVARGFGITLPVFVDHADGALLVDVDGNQIIDLGSGIAVTSVGAAAPKVVARVAEQAAKFTHTCFMVTEYEGFTEVAEALNRLTPGDHDKRTALFSTGAEAVENAVKIARAATGRPAVVVLDHAYHGRTLMTMTMTAKNVPYKEGFGPYAPEVYRAPMAYPYRYDGDEKACAADALAKLKDIVLTQIGAHNVAAIVAEPIQGEGGFIVPAEGFLPAVVEFAHEHGILFVADEVQTGFARTGRMFASEHEGIVPDIVTTAKALAGGMPLSAVTGRAEIMDAVAPGGIGGTYAGNPVACAAALGAIETIESEGLVARAAEIERIVKPRLEALRADTGGVIGDVRGRGAMLAIELVEPGTKDPAPRLALSLAKHCHAEGVLVLVCGTYGNVIRLLPPLVIGDDLLDDALGVLEAGVRGLS; translated from the coding sequence ATGACGATGACCGAGCAGAAGCGACTCCTCAAGACCGCGATCCCGGGCCCGCGCTCGGAAGCGCTGCACGAGGCCCGCTCCAAGCAGGTGGCACGAGGTTTCGGCATCACGCTGCCCGTGTTCGTCGACCACGCCGACGGTGCGCTGCTGGTCGACGTGGACGGCAACCAGATCATCGACCTGGGGTCCGGGATCGCCGTGACCAGCGTCGGTGCGGCTGCCCCGAAGGTCGTCGCGCGCGTCGCGGAGCAGGCGGCGAAGTTCACGCACACCTGCTTCATGGTGACCGAGTACGAGGGCTTCACCGAGGTGGCCGAGGCGCTCAACCGCTTGACGCCGGGCGACCACGACAAGCGCACCGCGCTCTTCTCGACCGGCGCGGAGGCGGTGGAGAACGCGGTGAAGATCGCGCGTGCCGCCACGGGGCGTCCCGCGGTCGTGGTGCTCGACCACGCGTACCACGGGCGCACCCTGATGACGATGACGATGACGGCGAAGAACGTGCCGTACAAGGAGGGCTTCGGGCCGTACGCGCCGGAGGTCTACCGCGCGCCGATGGCGTACCCGTACCGCTACGACGGAGACGAGAAGGCGTGCGCGGCGGACGCGCTGGCGAAGCTCAAGGACATCGTGCTCACACAGATCGGCGCGCACAACGTCGCCGCGATCGTGGCCGAGCCGATCCAGGGCGAGGGCGGCTTCATCGTGCCGGCCGAGGGGTTCCTGCCGGCGGTCGTCGAGTTCGCGCACGAGCACGGCATCCTCTTCGTCGCCGACGAGGTGCAGACCGGGTTCGCACGGACCGGCCGCATGTTCGCCAGCGAGCACGAGGGCATCGTGCCCGACATCGTGACGACCGCGAAGGCGCTCGCGGGCGGCATGCCGCTGTCCGCGGTCACGGGGCGCGCCGAGATCATGGACGCCGTCGCGCCGGGCGGGATCGGCGGCACGTACGCCGGCAACCCGGTCGCGTGCGCGGCGGCGCTCGGGGCGATCGAGACCATCGAGAGCGAGGGCCTGGTCGCACGAGCGGCGGAGATCGAGCGCATCGTGAAGCCGCGGCTCGAGGCGCTGCGGGCCGACACCGGCGGCGTCATCGGCGACGTCCGCGGGCGCGGGGCGATGCTCGCGATCGAGCTCGTCGAGCCGGGTACGAAGGATCCCGCACCGCGGCTCGCGCTGTCGCTCGCGAAGCACTGCCACGCCGAGGGTGTGCTGGTCCTGGTGTGCGGCACGTACGGCAACGTGATCCGGCTGCTCCCGCCGCTCGTCATCGGCGACGACCTGCTCGACGACGCGCTCGGGGTGCTCGAGGCCGGGGTGCGGGGGCTGTCGTGA
- a CDS encoding gamma-aminobutyraldehyde dehydrogenase, whose product MTDTVHVQNFVDGALVDTRDGRRTDLVDPTTGEKYGDAPLSGQADVDLAYESAAKAFDTWRRTTPSERQQAILKIADAIEKRAEELVEAESRNTGKVVPVTMAEEIPPMVDQIRFFAGAARVLEGRASGEYMAGHTSWIRREPVGVVGQVAPWNYPMMMAVWKFAPALAAGNTVVLKPSDTTPVSTVMMAEIAAEFLPPGVLNVVCGDRTTGAAVVSHPTPAMVSITGSVGAGRQVAAAASNDLKRVHLELGGKAPVVVFDDADIAAAAEGIAMAGYFNAGQDCTAATRVLVHPRVHDDFVAALTEQAKGAATSYEKGRHDEDVWVPPVNNANQLERVLGFLDRVPDHATVTTGGQRQGDRGFFIEPTVIDGLQQEDELIQSEIFGPVITVQTFEHEDEAIAKANGVPYALASSVWTKDLGRGLRMSNALDFGCVWINTHIPLVAEMPHGGFKHSGYGKDLSMYGLEDYTRIKHVMANLEG is encoded by the coding sequence ATGACCGACACCGTTCACGTCCAGAACTTCGTCGACGGCGCGCTCGTCGACACCCGCGACGGGCGGCGTACCGACCTCGTCGACCCGACCACCGGCGAGAAGTACGGCGACGCACCGCTGTCCGGGCAGGCCGACGTCGACCTCGCGTACGAGTCGGCGGCCAAGGCGTTCGACACCTGGCGACGCACGACGCCGTCGGAGCGCCAGCAGGCCATCCTCAAGATCGCCGACGCGATCGAGAAGCGTGCGGAGGAGCTGGTCGAGGCGGAGAGCCGCAACACCGGCAAGGTCGTGCCGGTGACCATGGCGGAGGAGATCCCGCCGATGGTCGACCAGATCCGCTTCTTCGCCGGGGCGGCGCGCGTCCTCGAGGGGCGCGCGTCCGGCGAGTACATGGCGGGGCACACGTCCTGGATCCGGCGCGAGCCCGTCGGTGTCGTCGGCCAGGTGGCGCCGTGGAACTACCCGATGATGATGGCCGTCTGGAAGTTCGCCCCGGCCCTCGCGGCAGGCAACACGGTCGTCCTCAAGCCGAGCGACACCACGCCGGTGTCGACGGTGATGATGGCCGAGATCGCGGCCGAGTTCCTCCCGCCGGGCGTGCTCAACGTGGTCTGCGGCGACCGTACGACCGGGGCTGCCGTCGTCTCCCACCCGACGCCGGCGATGGTGTCGATCACCGGCTCGGTGGGTGCAGGGCGCCAGGTCGCGGCTGCGGCGTCGAACGACCTCAAGCGGGTGCACCTCGAGCTCGGCGGCAAGGCGCCGGTCGTGGTGTTCGACGACGCCGACATCGCTGCGGCGGCCGAGGGCATCGCGATGGCGGGCTACTTCAACGCCGGCCAGGACTGCACCGCGGCCACGCGCGTGCTCGTCCACCCTCGGGTCCACGACGACTTCGTGGCCGCGCTCACCGAGCAGGCTAAGGGCGCTGCCACCTCGTACGAGAAGGGTCGTCACGACGAGGACGTCTGGGTCCCGCCGGTCAACAACGCCAACCAGCTCGAGCGCGTCCTCGGCTTCCTGGACCGCGTGCCCGACCACGCGACCGTCACCACCGGCGGCCAGCGCCAGGGCGACCGCGGCTTCTTCATCGAGCCCACGGTCATCGACGGCCTGCAGCAGGAGGACGAGCTGATCCAGAGCGAGATCTTCGGCCCCGTCATCACCGTCCAGACCTTCGAGCACGAGGACGAGGCCATCGCGAAGGCGAACGGCGTGCCGTACGCGCTCGCGTCGTCGGTGTGGACCAAGGACCTCGGTCGCGGGCTGCGCATGTCCAACGCGCTCGACTTCGGCTGCGTCTGGATCAACACCCACATCCCGCTCGTCGCGGAGATGCCGCATGGTGGATTCAAGCACTCCGGGTACGGCAAGGACCTGTCGATGTACGGCCTGGAGGACTACACGCGGATCAAGCACGTGATGGCCAACCTCGAAGGATGA
- a CDS encoding APC family permease, with the protein MTASHLDPAQDADDAHLASLGYKSEFKRDMNLWGNFALGFTYLSPVVGVYSLFGSSLATGGPPMIWAIVLAALGQLLVALVFGEVVAQYPVAGGVYPWARRLWGRRWAWMTGWVYMIALTVTIAAVSYGAGPFVAIVLGIDATTAVTIWCAIGLIVLTTLLNLGGTKLLAKIAFFGFAAELVGAIVVGVWVLLTERHHSVGALFDTYDVQGSGSYFPAFAAAALLGLYLFYGFEACGDVAEEVKDPGRQIPKAMRMTIYIGGAGAFFITFALLLGVPSFAAVFSGGDPDPVSTVLENAFGSVGFRVVLVIVLISFLSCVLSLQAAASRMIYAYARDDMMPGSRLLKKFSQARHVPPYALSLAALIPIVIILGSQVSDNALVRIISFASFGIYLGFMMVVLAALRARLKGWKPSGKFTLGRWGLLVTAAALAYQLLASINMIWPRTPEAPWYDNWIVALGAAVVVGVGLVYMLIAKPYRHSDAAHGDAASVTTPYQGDSA; encoded by the coding sequence GTGACGGCATCGCATCTCGACCCAGCCCAGGACGCCGACGACGCGCACCTCGCGTCGCTCGGCTACAAGTCCGAGTTCAAGCGCGACATGAACCTCTGGGGCAACTTCGCCCTCGGGTTCACCTATCTCTCACCGGTCGTCGGCGTCTACTCGTTGTTCGGCAGCTCGCTCGCCACGGGTGGTCCGCCGATGATCTGGGCGATCGTGCTCGCCGCGCTCGGCCAGCTGCTCGTCGCGCTCGTCTTCGGCGAGGTCGTCGCGCAGTATCCCGTCGCCGGCGGCGTCTATCCGTGGGCGCGTCGCCTGTGGGGTCGCCGCTGGGCCTGGATGACCGGCTGGGTCTACATGATCGCGCTCACCGTCACGATCGCCGCCGTCTCGTACGGCGCCGGGCCGTTCGTGGCGATCGTCCTCGGGATCGACGCGACGACCGCGGTGACGATCTGGTGCGCGATCGGTCTGATCGTGCTCACCACGCTGCTCAACCTCGGCGGCACGAAGCTGCTCGCCAAGATCGCGTTCTTCGGCTTCGCCGCCGAGCTCGTGGGCGCGATCGTCGTCGGTGTCTGGGTCCTCCTCACCGAGCGCCACCACAGCGTCGGCGCACTGTTCGACACCTACGACGTGCAGGGCAGCGGCTCGTACTTCCCGGCGTTCGCCGCCGCCGCGCTCCTCGGCCTCTACCTCTTCTACGGCTTCGAGGCCTGCGGTGACGTGGCCGAGGAGGTCAAGGACCCGGGCCGCCAGATCCCGAAGGCGATGCGGATGACGATCTACATCGGCGGCGCCGGGGCCTTCTTCATCACGTTCGCGCTCCTCCTCGGCGTCCCGAGCTTCGCTGCCGTCTTCTCCGGCGGGGATCCTGATCCGGTCTCGACGGTGCTCGAGAACGCATTCGGGTCCGTCGGGTTCCGTGTCGTGCTGGTGATCGTGCTGATCTCGTTCCTGTCCTGCGTGCTCAGCCTGCAGGCGGCCGCGAGCCGGATGATCTATGCGTACGCCCGCGACGACATGATGCCGGGGAGCCGTCTCCTCAAGAAGTTCTCGCAGGCGCGGCACGTCCCGCCGTACGCGCTGTCGCTGGCCGCACTGATCCCGATCGTGATCATCCTCGGCTCGCAGGTCTCCGACAACGCGCTGGTGCGGATCATCTCGTTCGCCTCGTTCGGCATCTACCTCGGCTTCATGATGGTCGTGCTCGCTGCCCTCCGCGCTCGCCTCAAGGGCTGGAAGCCGTCCGGCAAGTTCACCCTCGGCCGCTGGGGGCTGCTCGTGACCGCCGCGGCCCTCGCGTACCAGCTGCTCGCCTCGATCAACATGATCTGGCCCCGCACCCCCGAGGCGCCCTGGTACGACAACTGGATCGTCGCCCTCGGCGCCGCGGTCGTCGTCGGCGTCGGCCTCGTCTACATGCTCATCGCCAAGCCGTACCGCCACTCCGACGCCGCCCACGGCGACGCCGCGTCCGTGACCACCCCGTACCAAGGAGACTCCGCATGA
- a CDS encoding PucR family transcriptional regulator: MSFVEPGPAEEVADVPLAWLLAQEELGLRLVEPTSPLVEARSDRDLRTSDRDHPTVGIRWAHSIEILDPTPFLRGGELVLTTGLRMPRARAEQAAYVDRLAAAGVVGLAFGVGVRFETIPVGLRQACRRVGMPLVEVPLPTPFVAITQAVAARQAEQQNTVMRRAFAFQQQMTRAALEGGTAGLTSALARELGAGVVVLDEFENTVASAGAQADLMDRVADELVNLAARPGRASVAVVSGAGTMAVQRLGGLERPSGWLAVEVPSALSVGDRLLLNQAVSLLTLQREHPRELVGARHRLGATLLEMLLDADVVAPAVVRHLGHFGFEPSDRVRMVVAAPGHGRTAPLDVVAHALDAESVAHVEAVAGDDVLVLVRDKDSAGGVGAVVDALTRAGRHDVVVGVSGALPTARAAAGRAAATHAAASARASHQPVGWYGTLTLEAILDDDAVRARVASLAESPLAPLLEGSTERDRVLRESLEVFLRHNGSWETASRALGVHRHTLRNRMSRVEELTGARLDVAEDRVALLLGLLARSV, encoded by the coding sequence ATGTCCTTCGTCGAGCCTGGCCCCGCCGAGGAGGTCGCGGATGTCCCGCTGGCCTGGCTCCTCGCCCAGGAAGAGCTGGGCCTCCGCCTCGTCGAGCCCACCTCCCCGCTGGTCGAGGCGCGAAGCGATCGAGACCTCAGGACAAGCGATCGAGACCATCCCACCGTCGGCATCCGCTGGGCGCACTCCATCGAGATCCTCGACCCGACGCCGTTCCTTCGCGGCGGCGAGCTGGTCCTCACCACCGGCCTGCGGATGCCGCGGGCACGCGCCGAGCAGGCGGCGTACGTCGATCGGCTCGCCGCCGCCGGTGTGGTCGGGCTGGCCTTCGGAGTGGGGGTGCGGTTCGAGACGATCCCGGTCGGCCTGCGGCAGGCGTGCCGCCGCGTCGGCATGCCGCTCGTCGAGGTCCCCCTTCCGACGCCGTTCGTCGCGATCACGCAGGCCGTCGCCGCGCGGCAGGCGGAGCAGCAGAACACCGTGATGCGGCGCGCGTTCGCCTTCCAGCAGCAGATGACGCGGGCGGCGCTCGAGGGCGGTACGGCGGGGCTGACGTCGGCGCTCGCGCGTGAGCTCGGCGCCGGCGTGGTCGTGCTCGACGAGTTCGAGAACACGGTGGCCTCTGCAGGCGCGCAGGCCGATCTGATGGATCGCGTGGCCGACGAGCTCGTCAACCTGGCGGCGCGACCGGGCCGTGCGAGCGTGGCGGTGGTCTCCGGCGCCGGGACGATGGCGGTGCAGCGGCTTGGCGGTCTGGAGCGACCGAGCGGGTGGCTCGCGGTCGAGGTCCCCAGCGCGTTATCCGTCGGAGACCGCCTGCTGCTCAACCAGGCCGTCTCGCTCCTCACCCTCCAGCGCGAGCACCCGCGCGAGCTCGTCGGCGCACGTCACCGTCTCGGTGCCACGCTTCTGGAGATGCTGCTCGACGCCGACGTCGTCGCCCCTGCGGTGGTGCGGCACCTCGGTCACTTCGGCTTCGAGCCGTCCGACCGGGTGCGGATGGTCGTCGCGGCCCCCGGCCACGGTCGTACGGCGCCGCTCGACGTCGTCGCTCACGCGCTCGACGCCGAGTCGGTCGCGCACGTCGAGGCCGTGGCCGGCGACGACGTCCTCGTCCTGGTCCGTGACAAGGACTCAGCCGGTGGCGTCGGTGCGGTGGTCGACGCGCTCACCCGCGCGGGCAGGCACGACGTGGTCGTGGGCGTCAGCGGGGCGCTCCCGACAGCGCGGGCAGCGGCAGGGCGCGCGGCCGCGACGCACGCCGCGGCATCGGCGCGGGCATCGCACCAACCCGTCGGCTGGTACGGGACGCTGACGCTGGAGGCGATCCTCGACGACGACGCCGTACGCGCCCGGGTCGCGTCGCTGGCCGAGTCACCGTTGGCGCCGCTGCTCGAGGGGAGCACCGAGCGCGACCGGGTCCTGCGCGAGTCGCTCGAGGTCTTCCTGCGGCACAACGGCTCCTGGGAGACCGCGTCGCGTGCGCTCGGCGTGCACCGGCACACGCTGCGCAACCGGATGTCGAGGGTCGAGGAGCTGACCGGTGCCCGGCTCGACGTGGCGGAGGACCGGGTCGCGCTGCTGCTCGGGCTGCTGGCGCGGTCGGTGTGA
- a CDS encoding SRPBCC domain-containing protein, with protein MTTYMATDVRHDTFTVTIDVPAPPTRVYEAFADPDVRRRWFRLPGRDATYEHDFRVDGGESARSTFQTLDGATERVAYDSRFVNLVPARQIVLTYETHVDDVLRWTSLVTVALAPEGDGTTLRWTEQVAFVTPTGDGAHDLPHVRGGIRLQLNGLAAALGV; from the coding sequence ATGACGACGTACATGGCCACCGACGTCCGGCACGACACGTTCACCGTGACGATCGACGTCCCGGCACCTCCGACCCGGGTGTACGAGGCGTTCGCCGACCCGGACGTACGGCGGCGGTGGTTCCGGCTGCCGGGTCGCGACGCGACGTACGAGCACGACTTCCGCGTCGACGGCGGGGAGTCGGCACGGAGCACCTTCCAGACGCTCGACGGTGCGACCGAGCGGGTGGCGTACGACTCGCGCTTCGTCAACCTCGTCCCCGCTCGGCAGATCGTGCTGACCTACGAGACGCACGTCGACGACGTGCTGCGCTGGACATCACTCGTCACGGTCGCGCTGGCGCCGGAGGGTGACGGCACGACGCTCCGATGGACGGAGCAGGTCGCGTTCGTGACTCCGACCGGTGATGGCGCGCACGACCTGCCGCACGTACGCGGCGGGATCCGGCTCCAGCTGAACGGCCTCGCCGCCGCGCTGGGGGTTTAG
- a CDS encoding VOC family protein produces the protein MSELDLFAGIYVSDLEASKAWYARLLGDDEAFMPNDDEAVWELAEHRFLYIQLMPEHAGHALHTIFLEDLDTAVDGITERGIEPADRETYENGVRKITYRDPDGNEIGFGGGPSGDAPQAE, from the coding sequence ATGAGCGAGCTGGACCTCTTCGCCGGAATCTACGTGAGCGACCTGGAGGCGTCGAAGGCGTGGTACGCCCGGCTGCTCGGCGACGACGAGGCGTTCATGCCGAACGACGACGAGGCGGTGTGGGAGCTCGCCGAGCACCGCTTCCTCTACATCCAGCTGATGCCGGAGCACGCCGGCCACGCGCTGCACACCATCTTCCTCGAGGACCTCGACACGGCCGTCGACGGGATCACGGAGCGTGGCATCGAGCCGGCCGACCGCGAGACGTACGAGAACGGCGTCCGCAAGATCACCTACCGCGACCCGGACGGCAACGAGATCGGGTTCGGCGGCGGGCCGAGCGGCGACGCGCCGCAGGCGGAATGA